The following coding sequences are from one Bufo bufo chromosome 2, aBufBuf1.1, whole genome shotgun sequence window:
- the SNRNP35 gene encoding U11/U12 small nuclear ribonucleoprotein 35 kDa protein, producing the protein MNEWAPIAKNYHPLKAGSIDGTDEDPHDRAVLRAMLARYVPNKGVVGDPQLTLFVARLSQQTTEEKLKEVFSRYGDIQRIRLVRDFITGFSKGYAFIEYKQENAIKKAYRDANKLVVDQQEVFVDFELERTLKGWIPRRLGGGFGGKKESGQLRFGGRDRPFRKPINLPFFPSNTRLEVHGENRQRSRSRERPYDRRGKKEYTRDRGRDRWPQRSEREHTTERHSKEERNRDRDDKDRSRRESKRERSRERDHRR; encoded by the coding sequence ATGAATGAATGGGCGCCTATAGCAAAGAACTATCATCCACTTAAAGCTGGAAGTATTGATGGCACAGATGAAGACCCTCATGATCGCGCCGTTCTGCGGGCGATGTTGGCCCGCTATGTTCCCAATAAAGGGGTGGTTGGGGATCCCCAGTTGACTTTGTTTGTGGCACGTTTAAGCCAACAAACCACTGAAGAAAAACTAAAAGAGGTGTTTTCTCGCTATGGAGACATCCAGAGGATCCGGTTAGTTAGGGATTTCATAACTGGTTTTTCAAAGGGTTATGCATTCATTGAATATAAACAAGAGAATGCCATAAAGAAAGCGTATAGAGATGCAAACAAACTGGTGGTCGATCAGCAGGAAGTCTTTGTGGATTTTGAACTGGAAAGAACTCTGAAAGGATGGATCCCCCGCAGGCTAGGAGGTGGATTTGGTGGTAAAAAGGAGTCAGGCCAGCTTAGGTTTGGAGGCCGAGATAGACCATTTAGAAAACCGATTAATTTGCCATTTTTCCCAAGTAACACCCGCCTAGAAGTCCATGGAGAAAATAGACAAAGGTCCCGCTCCAGAGAAAGACCTTATGACAGAAGAGGGAAGAAGGAGTACACAAGAGACAGAGGACGAGATAGGTGGCCACAAAGGTCCGAAAGAGAACATACTACAGAGAGGCATTCCAAGGAGGAAAGGAACAGAGACAGAGATGACAAAGACAGGAGTAGAAGAGAAAGCAAAAGGGAAAGAAGCAGAGAGCGAGATCACAGAAGATGa